Below is a genomic region from Rana temporaria chromosome 3, aRanTem1.1, whole genome shotgun sequence.
caagaatattctgagccaatcagagtgctccttctgcatttgccgaatattcgcaattattttgtattgtaaaatatcacgaatattctgagccaatcagagtgctcctacagcatttgtcgaaattgcgcaataaatatcgcattcgcatgttgcgatatttcgataaaatatcacgaatattctgagccaatcagagtgctcctaccgcagttatcaaaaaatcgcaattattttcgcattcgcaatagcgaaaaatcgcaatcatttactttcgataaaatatcacgaatattcgaatttagcgaatatatctcgaatattcgaatatatattcgagatatatcgcgaaatcgaatatggcatattctgctcaacactatcaaataccaccaaaagaatgaaGGCCGCTTGACCCGCCCTGCACTAAGGAAAGGGAGCCTCCTTGACTACTGGATGCTTGGCAACCAAGTGGGGCGTCAACCTAATCAGGGAGTCGGAGTGGCTCTGCTGGGATTGGCTACAATGGCAAGAGGTGATGGGGTGGAGCCAGAACTCTAGAAAAAGCTATGGGTTGCCAAAATACGATGGTGTGGCTTCCGTGGGCTTCGTTGGGCGCAAATGTTGCCTGAACTGTTGAACCTCAGAAGATTTGTACAAGGTCCAATTGTCCTTATCATCCACGCTGGGGGAAATTACGTAGGCCTGTCTCGTTATGTGGCCCTCATTTCATCAATTAAACGTGACATTGCTCATTACTGTGCCACGTTCACTAATCTGACTGTTGTCTGGTCTGAAATTGTCCCCCCCCTGGTCTGGGCTCACCACACCCCAGGTGCGAGCCTGGAGTGTTTTTGGCGCAAGGTGAATGCTCAAGTATCGAAGTTCATTCACCGTATTGGTGGTATTGTGGTATGCCACAGGGAGCTGGAAGGGGACAACAGTGATTTCCTGCGACCTGATGGGGTCCATTTGAATGAGATTGGCATTGACATTTTCCACCTGGGCCTCATAGGTGGTGTTGAGCAAGCGCTGGCTGCGGTGGGACGCTAGTCAGTGTACCACTGACTTGCGTGTGGCAGTTTTACCTTGCCAGCAATTTATGGGCTAAGCCCTCAAGTTGAATTACGGGGTCAGTTTAATGCCTGTCTCGCACTGATGGTGGAGACAGGCCTCTTAGACTAGAGGGTTTTTTAAGAGATGATCACGGTGTAACCGTGACTGGCATGGTTATTGGATTTTGAAGGTTGTTACACCAATATgttcaataaagctgtggccttgccctactTCCAACTTGGTCTATGTGTATTTTTTGGGGGACAAGGTTTGTTATGGCTTAAATAAGGGGAAGTTAAGTTAAGCCTAAGCTTTTCAGCAGTCAAGAAGGCCCCTTGACCCGCCCCGCACTAAGGAAAGGGAGCCACAGCTTCTGTCCTTATCAGATGTAATCCCTTCTCAGCCTCGTGTGTCTGCTTCCAGTTCCCCTAACACACTGTCTGACTTCCTGGTACAGCCCCTCCTCCCCCAACATGCATCAGGAGAAAGAGGGTAAAGGTCACAGTGATCTATCACAAACATCACACCTCCTTTCCttcccaaaaaacaaaacaaaaacataacaagAGAACAAAATGTTGAACACATAACATAACAAGGCAAGCAAGATCAGTTCAGCAAGTAGTATCTCCAACTCAGTTCTGTGATTTTTGCAGCACTTCATGAGCCCTTTGTCTCTGTTTCCTGACCTCCAATGTGTCCCGTAAGATTTCAGCGCTTTGCCAGCGAGGCGTTTGACGTCTTTGACGGGTAGACTTACGAAGAGGCACAGCACCGGGAGGGATAGAGTCGGTCAAAGGTTCTGGAGATGTCAGTGGGTGTCCCACAGACAAATCAGTCTCTGTAACTCCAGGCACATGTCCGGGCTCCTCGGGAATATGGTCACCAACCGGTTCAGGGTTTGGTTGTAAACTTGTGGGATCATGCCAGACACCATGCCATATGTCACCAGCAGAGTTCAGAGTAGACTCTGGTGGGTGGTTAGAAAGAGGGGTCGGTTTTGTCACTAGTGGCCGGCAAATGCGTTTCCTCAATTGTGAAAGGTGTCGTCGAACACAAATGCCTTCCTCCAGGCGAACAAGGTACATTCTTCTTCCAAGAGTTCCATCAATAACGCCAGGAAGCCAAGGAGGCAAAGCTCTGTAATTCCGAGACCATACAAGATCACCGGCACGGAATCCCAGACGGCTCGGCGGAGGAGGTTTTGGTGACTGTTCCTGCGGACGAACTTAATCAAGTTCGGTGCGGAGATGCCTGCCAAACATAAGAAAAGCTGGTGACAGCCCAGTAGTAGCGTGTTTCGTGTTACGGTACATGATCAAGAATTCCAGCAGCTTCTCCTCTGACATTCCAACCTGGTCCAGAGTGGACAGTAAGTGCTTCTTGAATGTCTGCACAAATCGTTCTGCCAGCCCATTCGAGGCTGGATGATAAGGAGCTGTTTTGTAGTGTTGGACGCCCAAGCCACTAAGGAAGGATTGAAACTCATGCGATGTAAATTGAGTTCCATTGTCGGAGACTATGGCTGTTGGCAAGCCATATTGAGCAAAGAGCTTCCTTAAGACTAGAATGGTAGCAGctgaggtaatagaaggcatttgAAAAACCTCCAGCCATTTTGAATGCGCATCTACCACGATCAAATACATTTTACCCTGGATGGGGCCAGCAAAATCAAGATGGAGTCTGCACCACGGTTCTGTTGACCATGGCCAAGGTTGCAgggttcctttcttttggggtcgCTGGGCTTGACAGCACCCAGGACATTGAGCAACATAATCTTCAATTGCCGTATCCATTTGTGGCCACCAAACATAGCTCCGGGCTCGCTGCTTCATGCGCACCACACCAGGATGGCCTTCATGCAGTATCCTTAGCATGGTTGATTGCAAGTACTGGGGTACAATCACTCTATTGCCCCATTGTAGGCAACCAGCATTAGTCACAAGCTCACATTTTCTGGCAAAGTACGGATGAAATTCACCTGAAACTCTCTCTGGCCATCCAGTCTGAACATAAGAGAATATCTGAGACAGGAAAGGATCTGTGGCTGTATGTCTGGCAATCAGGGAGGTGGACATGCAAGATTGTGGCCTGTGTACTTCCACTACACGTATCTCTCTTAGTGGGTGGTCTCCAAGTGGCAATCTGGAAAATGCATCTGCATTGCCATGGGTATCATGGGAGCGGTATCTGATAGAATAAGCATAAGCTCCTAAAAATAAAGCGTACCTTTGTAAGCGAGATGTGGTTGTTGTAGAAATTCCTTTCTGAGGGTTCAGTATTGACAACAGAGGTTTGTGGTCAGTGATAAGTGTGAACTCCCGACCATAGATGTACGCGTGAAATTTTTTTGTGGCCCATACAATGGCCAAAGCTTCCTTGTCTATCTGGGAGTAGTTTTGTTCTGCTGAGGTTAGAGACCTGGAGGCAAAAGAAATGGGGCGCTCTGTGCCATCCGGCATGACATGGGAAAGCACGGCACCCAGTCCATAAGGCGAGGCATCACAAGCCAGGATGACGGGTTTCTTTAAATCATAGTGGACCAGAACGCGAGAAGACAGAATGAGTTCTTTAGAAAGCCGAAAAGCTTCTTCACATTTGTCTGTCCA
It encodes:
- the LOC120932764 gene encoding uncharacterized protein K02A2.6-like, which produces MAHLLLKPGATPRFCKARSVPFALRKKVEAELDHLLAEKIITKVDRSEWASPIVPVKKKNGDIRICGDFRVALNNQLLVDQYPLPRLEDLFGSLAGGQKFTKIDLKQAYLQLQVHPDSRHLLTINTHKGLFQYNRMVFGIAPAPAIWQRIMDEILAGIPFTQCLLDDMLITGPTDEEHRKNVEAVLERLQKYGLRVNLSKCEFLKSQLEFCAHTVDRHGLHTTKEKVKALTHAPTPRNVTQLRSYLGLLNYYHRFLPNLAHQLYPLHRLLDARAKWIWTDKCEEAFRLSKELILSSRVLVHYDLKKPVILACDASPYGLGAVLSHVMPDGTERPISFASRSLTSAEQNYSQIDKEALAIVWATKKFHAYIYGREFTLITDHKPLLSILNPQKGISTTTTSRLQRYALFLGAYAYSIRYRSHDTHGNADAFSRLPLGDHPLREIRVVEVHRPQSCMSTSLIARHTATDPFLSQIFSYVQTGWPERVSGEFHPYFARKCELVTNAGCLQWGNRVIVPQYLQSTMLRILHEGHPGVVRMKQRARSYVWWPQMDTAIEDYVAQCPGCCQAQRPQKKGTLQPWPWSTEPWCRLHLDFAGPIQGKMYLIVVDAHSKWLEVFQMPSITSAATILVLRKLFAQYGLPTAIVSDNGTQFTSHEFQSFLSGLGVQHYKTAPYHPASNGLAERFVQTFKKHLLSTLDQVGMSEEKLLEFLIMYRNTKHATTGLSPAFLMFGRHLRTELD